ACTGTGGCCTTACAGCAGGATAGAGCCTCGGGACAGTTTCAATATTGTGATTGAATACATCAGGTCCTGCATCAAGCACGGTTTTTAAAGCAAACACGTCTCCTCTAAAATCAGGCGTAAGCACCTCGACTTTTATACCTGGATTTTTTTTTCTCAAAGCCTCTATTGTTAATGCAAACTGTCCTGCACCGCCATCAGGCAAGTCGTCCCGTGTTACTGAAGTTATTACAACATACCTGAGGCCGAGAGATCTGGAGGCTTCTGCTACTCGCTCAGGTTCATCAAGATCAGGATAAAACGGTGCTGCATGTTCTACAGCGCAGAAAGAGCAGTTTCTGGTACACCTGTCTCCAAGTATCATGAAGGTAACTGTATTTTTTGAAAAACATCGCCCCTGATTCGGACACCTCGCCTCTTCGCACACGGTTGAAAGCCCGTAATGCCTCAGCACACTTTTTGTTTTATGAGTGCCCGATGTCCTGACCTTTAGCCATTCTGGATGCCGCATAGTAATTAAGAAAATAACCGATTTTACTGGCATTGTCAAATAGCAGGAACTTCCGCACTTCTGCACTACTGAGCTTCAGTGCTTGGTTAAAGAGCCTCTGCAATTTTAAGAAAAATTCTCTTAAGCTGAGGGGTAAATGTTTTTGAAAAAGGCACAATGCCGAGGACAGGCACCTTCCCGAGCCTTTCTATTACCTGGGGATTCGTCTTTTCAGGAAGTCCCATTTTTGTCTTAACAGCACAATTTACTATCACCCCAAGGACAGCAAGCCCTCTATCTCTGGCAGCGTTAATAGTCAAAAGCGTATGGTTTATTGTGCCGAGGCCAGGCCTTGAAACAATAATTACAGGAAGTTTAAGTTTGCTTATTAAATCTATGAAAAGATAATCCTTATAAAGAGGCGCCATCAGTCCTCCTGAGCCCTCCACAACCGTAATATCATATTTGCTGGAAAGTCTCCTGTATGCAGAAAATATCTTCTTCTTCTGTATAATCACACCCTCAAGCTCGGCTGCGACTGCCGGTGCAAGCGGAAGCATCAATCTATAGGGGTTAACAATATCAAGCGGCTCATTTATGTCAGATGCCTCGATAAGTTTAATGGCATCCACAGGCATAAGTTTACCCTTTTCTATCCTGCATCCTGTCTCTACAGGCTTCATAACCCCGCATGTTGCGGGGTGCCCCATTTGCTTTAAAGCAGCCACAAGGCCGGCAGCAACAAATGTCTTGCCGACCCCTGTGTCTGTGCCTGTTATGAAAATGCC
This portion of the Nitrospirota bacterium genome encodes:
- the lipA gene encoding lipoyl synthase yields the protein MRHPEWLKVRTSGTHKTKSVLRHYGLSTVCEEARCPNQGRCFSKNTVTFMILGDRCTRNCSFCAVEHAAPFYPDLDEPERVAEASRSLGLRYVVITSVTRDDLPDGGAGQFALTIEALRKKNPGIKVEVLTPDFRGDVFALKTVLDAGPDVFNHNIETVPRLYPAVRPQSDYRRSLDVLKIAKTLYPHIKTKSGFMLGLGEREHEVISMMEDLSAEADCDFLTIGQYLRPRKANIPVVEYVKPETFERYKNIALKMGFKTVASSPLVRSSMDAGELFVSPRGRV
- the bioD gene encoding dethiobiotin synthase, whose protein sequence is MHKGIFITGTDTGVGKTFVAAGLVAALKQMGHPATCGVMKPVETGCRIEKGKLMPVDAIKLIEASDINEPLDIVNPYRLMLPLAPAVAAELEGVIIQKKKIFSAYRRLSSKYDITVVEGSGGLMAPLYKDYLFIDLISKLKLPVIIVSRPGLGTINHTLLTINAARDRGLAVLGVIVNCAVKTKMGLPEKTNPQVIERLGKVPVLGIVPFSKTFTPQLKRIFLKIAEAL